From Carettochelys insculpta isolate YL-2023 chromosome 22, ASM3395843v1, whole genome shotgun sequence, one genomic window encodes:
- the LOC142024645 gene encoding killer cell lectin-like receptor subfamily B member 1B allele C isoform X1: MADERDCLYENVPVGSLPGGESAEMQRPGKSCGQARRPRPRPRRGAAPGKNPTGAGEPQAPVSPSSASAVPPSPTTLILAARPPCPPWHRTALRAGWAGNVVLLGAVILLVVLEVYLPLSQTRPPPAAPQTGRRSGSCESHQKTAACWEDFRACLKEHLCEEENGSAESSGCKLCPRYWVPHRDKCYWLAKDIKSWNRSHEDCAWRRSQLLVIQDLEEMAFVQNITQDQNQVWIGLNVTSPGRKWTWVDGSLLNQTLLKVLGPADERSCATVKKNELHSEICNTDFRWICQKAAVLI, encoded by the exons ATGGCTGACGAAAGAGACTGTCTTTATGAAAAcgtcccggtgggctctctgcccGGAGGTGAGTCGGCTGAAATGCAGCGTCCCG GCAAGAGCTGCGGGCAGGCCAGGCGGCCGCGGCCGCGTCCACGCAGAGGGGCGGCACCTGGGAAGAATCCAACGGGAGCAGGCGAACCGCAAGCTCCGGTCTCCCCCAGCTCGGCCAGCGCGGTGCCACCTTCTCCCACCACGTTGATCCTCGCAGCACGTCCCCCGTGCCCGCCTTGGCATCGGACGGCGCTGAGGGCCGGCTGGGCCGGGAACGTCGTCCTGCTGGGAGCCGTGATCCTGCTGGTTGTGCTGG AAGTTTACCTGCCCCTGTCCCAGACTCGCCCCCCACCAGCCGCCCCACAGACCGGGAGGAGGAGCGGCTCATGTGAAAGCCACCAAAAAACAGCCGCTTGCTGGGAGGATTTCCGAGCTTGCTTGAAGGAGCACTTGTGCGAGGAGGAGAACGGCTCGGCAG AGAGCTCTGGGTGCAAACTCTGCCCCAGGTACTGGGTGCCACACAGGGACAAGTGCTACTGGCTGGCGAAGGACATTAAAAGCTGGAACAGGAGCCATGAGGACTGCGCTTGGAGGAGATCTCAGCTGCTGGTCATCCAGGACCTGGAAGAGATG GCGTTCGTACAGAATATTACGCAAGATCAGAATCAGGTGTGGATCGGACTGAACGTCACGTCCCCAGGGCGGAAGTGGACCTGGGTGGATGGTTCCCTGTTAAATCAAACACT ACTGAAGGTACTGGGTCCGGCGGACGAGCGCAGCTGTGCTACAGTAAAGAAGAATGAGCTTCATTCTGAAATCTGCAACACTGACTTTAGATGGATTTGCCAGAAGGCAGCTGTGCTGATCTAG
- the LOC142024645 gene encoding killer cell lectin-like receptor subfamily B member 1B allele C isoform X2: MADERDCLYENVPVGSLPGGKSCGQARRPRPRPRRGAAPGKNPTGAGEPQAPVSPSSASAVPPSPTTLILAARPPCPPWHRTALRAGWAGNVVLLGAVILLVVLEVYLPLSQTRPPPAAPQTGRRSGSCESHQKTAACWEDFRACLKEHLCEEENGSAESSGCKLCPRYWVPHRDKCYWLAKDIKSWNRSHEDCAWRRSQLLVIQDLEEMAFVQNITQDQNQVWIGLNVTSPGRKWTWVDGSLLNQTLLKVLGPADERSCATVKKNELHSEICNTDFRWICQKAAVLI, translated from the exons ATGGCTGACGAAAGAGACTGTCTTTATGAAAAcgtcccggtgggctctctgcccGGAG GCAAGAGCTGCGGGCAGGCCAGGCGGCCGCGGCCGCGTCCACGCAGAGGGGCGGCACCTGGGAAGAATCCAACGGGAGCAGGCGAACCGCAAGCTCCGGTCTCCCCCAGCTCGGCCAGCGCGGTGCCACCTTCTCCCACCACGTTGATCCTCGCAGCACGTCCCCCGTGCCCGCCTTGGCATCGGACGGCGCTGAGGGCCGGCTGGGCCGGGAACGTCGTCCTGCTGGGAGCCGTGATCCTGCTGGTTGTGCTGG AAGTTTACCTGCCCCTGTCCCAGACTCGCCCCCCACCAGCCGCCCCACAGACCGGGAGGAGGAGCGGCTCATGTGAAAGCCACCAAAAAACAGCCGCTTGCTGGGAGGATTTCCGAGCTTGCTTGAAGGAGCACTTGTGCGAGGAGGAGAACGGCTCGGCAG AGAGCTCTGGGTGCAAACTCTGCCCCAGGTACTGGGTGCCACACAGGGACAAGTGCTACTGGCTGGCGAAGGACATTAAAAGCTGGAACAGGAGCCATGAGGACTGCGCTTGGAGGAGATCTCAGCTGCTGGTCATCCAGGACCTGGAAGAGATG GCGTTCGTACAGAATATTACGCAAGATCAGAATCAGGTGTGGATCGGACTGAACGTCACGTCCCCAGGGCGGAAGTGGACCTGGGTGGATGGTTCCCTGTTAAATCAAACACT ACTGAAGGTACTGGGTCCGGCGGACGAGCGCAGCTGTGCTACAGTAAAGAAGAATGAGCTTCATTCTGAAATCTGCAACACTGACTTTAGATGGATTTGCCAGAAGGCAGCTGTGCTGATCTAG